GGGAGAATTTCGTGACAAGACCGGTAAACGGAGGATATTCATGTGAGGGTGTTTTCCCCCAAAAGgacatttttacattcatttatgTGTGGGCGGGATGTGGAGGCTGGGATGTGTGGGGTAACATTCCACAAAAGATCGACTCTTAATACCGAGCTTAAAGAGAATATACTTAACATGAGGGTCTCCAATTACAGAGTACTTCTTTCTTTACCAGATATCGAAACCGAGAGTCAGCGGTGAGAGCGCAGAATAGTAACCTCAAATTACCTCATAAGGTGGTCGCCAATCAGGTGGCCCTGGAGTCCCACCGCAGGTTCCGGAGGCCACTCCATGCCCTCCCCCCCAGGGTAGCTTACCAGGGACACCTGGGCGGGACGTCTCGCAAGTAGAGGGTGACTAATAGACATTGGACATTGGTAGGCAAATTTCAGCAAGCGAAATGGTGGCCTGAGGTGCCTTTACAACGAGTTCTTGATCTTCATTTCCAAAAGGAAGACAACGCCCAACGTGGGGCTCGAACCCACGACCCTGAGATTAAGAGTCTCATGCTCTACCGACTGAGCTAGCCGGGCAGTTGCCGGGAAACTGGTCTCCGTCTCAGGGGACCAAGACCCACAAgcaaggatatatatatatatatatatatatatatatatatatatatatatatatatatatatatatatatgtgtgtgtgtgtgtgtgtgtgtgtgtgtgtgtatatatatatatatatgtgtgtgtgtatatatatgtgtatatatatatatacacacacacacacactttgagaagcaaCTGCACAAGCATTTTGGAGGGCCTACTGTGCGCCTGGCTCTGTCCCAGTGATTAGACTCGAGGGATCTGACATAGGAGAGAGGTGGCCGTGCGGGCTTCCGAGGGGAAGAGCAAAAAGACTAGCTGAGGTGCTAGACTTCAATTTACATCACAAGACTTAATGGAGAGTGTGGTCTACTGCGGTGCTCCCTCGTTACCTGACACAGAGATGGACATATACCATTTCTTTCACTGCTTCTGACAGCTTCCACTACCCCGAAAGCGGGACAAGCCGTGACTAtagaattaaaaactaaaacaaaacttgTTTCCGCCCGGTTTCGAACCGGGGACCTTTCGCGTGTGAGGCGAACGTGATAACCACTACACTACGGAAACAACCTGTCTTTGGCAGAAGCTGATAACTCCCTGAATCTAGGCACTGCCGAGAATTGCAGCGGACAAGGAATTTACTGCGGCCGGCTGAGCTGCATTTAGGTCTTATGATTGTACTTCTTGCCACAGCAGGGCTCGCAGCTCCTGGCACGGCCTAGTATAATTCACCCACGAGGATCCGTAGTTTTGGACCGTTCAGACCACCCCTTAAGAAGCACGCGTACATCTGAAGTTTCCCCAGGGGACGGGAGGCGCTTCGAGAGCAAGGTAAATTCTGCGTACAGAGTCTAACACTCACTGGGGAGTCTGTACATGAGTAACGGTCCTGTAACTTCCCccgcagttttttttttttttaattaagcgaGAATTTTTGCTTAAGCATCAAGCATTATTTCTATTGCACAAATAATCCATTTGGCAGGGACGCTCTGGGTACTACAGCAGCATCTTTACTAATACTAGTATCAATCTATATCCCGGATAGGATTCTCTCAAATAAGATCAATTCTTCAAACTAATTGAGTCCTTGCTCTTAGATTGCGACTCCATGAAGACAGACTTCGAGGTATTTTGGACGTGGAGCACGCGTGGTGCACAGCGAACAAAGTGCTGAATGAATTGATAACACccgtttttttccttttttctttttctttttttttttctttaaggcaaTATATTGACTTGGTTCAAATTCAAGACACATAATGACATACACGGAAAAGTGTCCTTCGTATCCCTTACTTCCCAGAGACTCTGCTATTAGTACACTTCCATAGATAGACGACGATAACAGTGGGTAGCTAAACCTTATATCTCACTATGTGTTAAGTAACATTCTAATCGTTTTGCATGACATTAACCCTAATGTCACTAAACCCTCTGATACAGGAACTATTGCCCTCATTTTAAACACGGAACTATAAAGCTATCAAATACTTTTAACATCCTATCCCCACCCTCTTTTTTACAGATATTCTCTACGGTGTTcagcactttgcttttttcacttcagAATACATTTCGAATTTTCACTTTAGAATACATTTTGAAGAGGATTCCCTTTTTACATCTAAAGTGTTCCACTACGCACGAAATGATTTGCTACCATTCCTTTACTGGACAGTTAGTGAAGCTCACCTAAAGGATGCTATAGTCACTGACAGCAGTTTCTAATACGGATGTGGAAATGCCATCTACTATGGGAAGGAGCAGGGGGTGTCTTCAGTCCCACCACCACCGCACTTCTACAGGCCCCGCCCCCTAGGCTGTCCGGGAGCGACGCTCGGAGTCCTCAAACAACAAAGTCCTCCGCCTAGAAGGGCCGGAAGTACTTCAGGGCGCTCACCGACACCCGCCTCTCCGCTTCCGGAACTGGCGGTGGGGAGTCCCTGCTGCAGTTCTCCGTGTCCGTTCGGTAGGATGGCTCTGGGCCGATGCGGTCATAGTACCGAAGGCGGACGGGCGCCAAGCCCTACCACTGTCCCCCGAAATTTACCCCCAGTGGCGGGCGATGGGGGAGGCCTGGCCTTCTGTTTCGTCTGCATTCCCAGATCCCTCACATCACAGAGACTTGGGCCTCTATCCTTCTAGCCTCTCGCCCTTTTCCCGAGTGTCTGCTAGAGCGTCCCCTCTCTGTTTCCTGTCGTCAAGGGGGCcagggcggggttggggggcagaAAAAGGCGTAGCGCGACCGCGGAGGGAACTCGCGAGCTTGGGTAGCTCGTAGGCGCCGGAAGTGTTGGGAGGAAGGCCGGAAATtaaggggaggagccaggaagtGAGGAGGGGCGGGGGTTTATGAGGAGGCCGAGGGAGCGCTGGGGCAGATTTGCACTCAGGGCCACCTGAGGGACTTGGCGGTAGCGCTtacctctgtccccacccctcgCAGGGACACGGTTATCGTGCGGGAGTAGGGAACTCTGTGGAGGGGTGGGTTGTCGGGAGGACATTTCTCTGGCTGCGCTTGAGGCAAGGTgtggagaggcagggctgggggtggggctgggtcgTCAGGGCGTCTAAGAGGGAagacccccgcccccgccccccaccgccCATCTACACTGGCTGGCTGGACACTAAGATGGCTGCCGTTGCCATGGCACCCAACCCTGTGCAGACCCTTCAGGAGGAGGCGGTGTGCGCCATCTGCCTCGATTACTTCACGGACCCCGTGTCCATCGGCTGCGGGCACAACTTCTGCCGAGTGTGTGTAACCcagttgtggggaggggaggatgaagAGGACAGGGACGAGTTAGAtcgggaggaagaggaggaggacggagaggaggaggaagtggaggctgtgggggctggtggggggtgggacaCCCCCATACGGGATGAAGACTATGAGGGCGACATGGAGGAGGAGGtcgaggaggaagaggagggtgtgTTCTGGACCAGTGGCATGGGCGGGTCCAACTGGGACAACATGGACTACGtatgggaggaggaggacgaggaggaagaCCTGGACTACTACTTGGAGGACATGGAGGAGGATCTGAgaggggaggatgaggaggacgaggaggaagtGCTGGAGGAGGACGAGGAAGAGGAGCTAGATCCCGTCACCCCACTGCCGCCGCCTCCAGCCCCTCGGAGGTGCTTCACCTGCCCCCAGTGCCGCAAGAGCTTTCCCAGGCGGAGCTTTCGCCCCAACCTGCAGCTGGCCAACATGGTCCAGGTGATTCGGCAGATGCACCCAACTCCTGGTCGAAGCAGCCGTGGAAACGAGCAGGGCATTTGTCCCAAACACCAAGAAGCCCTGAAGCTCTTCTGCGAGGTGGATGAAGAGGCCATCTGTGTGGTGTGCCGAGAATCCAGGAGCCACAAACAGCACAGCGTTGTGCCATTGGAGGAGGTGGTACAGGAGTACAAGGTGAGAGAAGTAGAAAGATGGGAGTTTagtgggggtggagaggaagtaAGAGAATCTGGGAAAAGGAAACATGTCTTACCCCCTTAAAGTATCTCATACACTGCTGAGCTGATTCTCCTGACCTAAGCACTTACTGGCACTAAGATGGGTTAGAGTGAGACAAAGTAGACACAATGAAGAATAGGGAAGAGTGGCTTCCTCATAGGAAATCGGCAGAACTGGTGATGCCATATCACTGGGCTTTGTCTCCTGGGGAAAAGCTACCGCTGTTTTACACTTCCACTGTCTTAAGTATAGGAGTGCAAGTGACAAGCCCCTAGGGCTTTACCACCAGTCTCATTTAGCTCTGAATGATTCTTAAATCTGTCCctagaaatggaaaagaacttgggcctcaaataagaaaggaagaacaggAGTGTAGTATTGACTCAAATAGTATCAGACCCAAATGCTCTGCACTTATTTCCTAATAGGTTCCCCACCCACCCCGTGATATGGCTTGGTTCTCCTCTTGAGGAATTTTGTTGGATCTGCATCATTCTGGTGAAGTGGCCAGGACTTCTTACCTTTCCtgagaatttagaaaaaagagagaggcttTTAAGTCAGAAGACCTGCCTCTTGGTCTGTGAATGTCTTTGAACTTTAATTTACCCAGgattaaaagttaatatttactgaacgCTTAGCATGTACCTCAGGCACCATATTAAGCACCTTTTGTGGACTATCTCATGTAAAACTCAGAACAGCCCTGTGAGTTTGATGTGGTTTCTGTTGCCATTGTACAGATTGGGAAATAGAATCAGACAGATTTAAGTAATACATACAGGGCCAGACAGCTACTAGTAAGTGATAGACTTGGCTatgccccctcccccggctcaGGGCTGCTTCCCCTGGCCTAT
The sequence above is a segment of the Camelus ferus isolate YT-003-E chromosome 3, BCGSAC_Cfer_1.0, whole genome shotgun sequence genome. Coding sequences within it:
- the TRIM41 gene encoding E3 ubiquitin-protein ligase TRIM41 isoform X6, yielding MAAVAMAPNPVQTLQEEAVCAICLDYFTDPVSIGCGHNFCRVCVTQLWGGEDEEDRDELDREEEEEDGEEEEVEAVGAGGGWDTPIRDEDYEGDMEEEVEEEEEGVFWTSGMGGSNWDNMDYVWEEEDEEEDLDYYLEDMEEDLRGEDEEDEEEVLEEDEEEELDPVTPLPPPPAPRRCFTCPQCRKSFPRRSFRPNLQLANMVQVIRQMHPTPGRSSRGNEQGICPKHQEALKLFCEVDEEAICVVCRESRSHKQHSVVPLEEVVQEYKAKLQGHVEPLRKHLEAVQKMKAKEERRVTELKVVSTIPFASSQSQMKSELAAVASEFGRLTRFLAEEQAGLERRLREMHEAQLGRAGAVAGRLSEQAAQLSRLLAEAQERSQQGGLRLLQP
- the TRIM41 gene encoding E3 ubiquitin-protein ligase TRIM41 isoform X5 — protein: MAAVAMAPNPVQTLQEEAVCAICLDYFTDPVSIGCGHNFCRVCVTQLWGGEDEEDRDELDREEEEEDGEEEEVEAVGAGGGWDTPIRDEDYEGDMEEEVEEEEEGVFWTSGMGGSNWDNMDYVWEEEDEEEDLDYYLEDMEEDLRGEDEEDEEEVLEEDEEEELDPVTPLPPPPAPRRCFTCPQCRKSFPRRSFRPNLQLANMVQVIRQMHPTPGRSSRGNEQGICPKHQEALKLFCEVDEEAICVVCRESRSHKQHSVVPLEEVVQEYKAKLQGHVEPLRKHLEAVQKMKAKEERRVTELKVVSTIPFASSQSQMKSELAAVASEFGRLTRFLAEEQAGLERRLREMHEAQLGRAGAVAGRLSEQAAQLSRLLAEAQERSQQGGLRLLQV